The segment GGCATCGCGGAAAATCTGGTGCCGTTACTCATGCGATTGTTCATGGAGCTCTTTGGTATTTCAATGTCCTTCACGGCATGGAAGGATACGATCGCTTTCTTCATATTGATCATCGTCCTGGTACTACGGCCGACGGGCATCTTTGGTGAGAAGGGTGAGTAGGAAATGAAACGGGAGCAGATCAGCATAAAAGGATGGATCGGTATCGGGTCGTTGATCCTGGCGTTACTCATACCCTTCCTGGTCGGGGTCAACACGTATCTTCTGACGGTATTGATCATCATGTTCGTCTACATCATCTATGCCTCCGCATGGAACCTGCTCGCCGTTTCCGGTCAGGGCTCGCTCGGGCACGCTGCTTTTTTCGGGATCGGCGGATATGTCTCGGCGATCGTGGCGAGTAGCCTTGGTCTGCCACTCGTTGCGACCATACTGGTTGGCGGGCTATTTGCTGCCGTGATCGGGCTGTTCATCGGTTTTACCTGTATACGATTGCGCGAGTGGTTCCTGGCGATGGTGACCTTCGGGTTCGCGGTGATCGCACATACCATCACGGCAGAGCTTTCATGGCTCACCGGCGGCTGGGACGGTATCCCCGCGAAGAAATTGATCGCCGTTACCATTCCCAATTACCTCCTTTACGAGTACTATCTGATGCTGGTGCTTACCGTCGCGGTGGTCGGTATCTTTTACCTGATCCTCAAATCGAAGATGGGGCTCGCACTGGAGGCGATACGCGAGAATGAGCTTGAAGCGAAGGTAATGGGTATCGATGTGCCGAAGTACAAGCTGACTGCTTTTGCTATAAGCGCGTATTTTACCGGCGTAGCTGGCGCTTTACAGATCCATCACTT is part of the Methanomicrobia archaeon genome and harbors:
- a CDS encoding branched-chain amino acid ABC transporter permease, coding for MKREQISIKGWIGIGSLILALLIPFLVGVNTYLLTVLIIMFVYIIYASAWNLLAVSGQGSLGHAAFFGIGGYVSAIVASSLGLPLVATILVGGLFAAVIGLFIGFTCIRLREWFLAMVTFGFAVIAHTITAELSWLTGGWDGIPAKKLIAVTIPNYLLYEYYLMLVLTVAVVGIFYLILKSKMGLALEAIRENELEAKVMGIDVPKYKLTAFAISAYFTGVAGALQIHHFGYITPEIYGIDISFWPIIYCISGGLFTIEGPILGTIFITILDALLKSFGFTYERLILIGLILILVVIFLPRGLVSLPAKIKARLEGRLS